The following is a genomic window from Candidatus Desulfofervidus auxilii.
AGCAATTTCTTTATTAGAAACATTATAAGTACCAGATTCGATTTGTGCTTTTATTTGAGCAACTTTTTCTTCTCTAATCTCAGGCATAGAAAGAGCTTTTTTAATTGCTCTTTCTACTAATTTTTGAGATGAAAGTTCTATTACTTCTGTTTGATTAATTGTCTTTTCCTCTGACTTTGTT
Proteins encoded in this region:
- the flgM gene encoding flagellar biosynthesis anti-sigma factor FlgM; protein product: MRINSITGKNIENLKNIKEARIKEENLKVRKTKSEEKTINQTEVIELSSQKLVERAIKKALSMPEIREEKVAQIKAQIESGTYNVSNKEIA